The segment TTAGCGGTGGGCCATTCTTGTACCCGCAGTTGACAACAACGAACTACACGAGCTGGGTGATTCGCGTGCACGCGATGATGGAAGATCAAGGCGTCTGGGAGGCAGTCGAGCCAGCGGTCGGTGAGGCTGTCaacgagaagaaggacaagaaggcgagGTCACATCTCTTCCAAGCGCTCCCGGAGGATCTCCTGATGCaggtggcaaggaagaaaactgCAAAGGAGGTTTGGGATTGTGTCAAGACAAGGTTCGTCGGCACAGATCGTGTCAAGAACGCACAGCTTCTAACGTTGAAGAGTGACTTCAACGCCATGcgcatgcaggagggagagaaCTTGGACTAGTACACCGGAAGGCTCAACACCATGTCTGTTAGGTATGCTAGCCTAGGGGAGACGCTCGACGACGCTGCATTGCTCAAAAAGCTGTTAAACATCGTGCCAGATCGATTCTTGAGTGTGATCGCCGGGATCGAGCAGTTCTACGACCTCAACAAGATGTCGTTCGAGGAAGCCGTGGGGCGGCTTAAGGCATTTGAAGAACGTATTCGCTTGCGTGCATCCGGTGGCAATAGCATCGGCGACAGCTAGCTTTTGTTCACTCAGGCCGAGTGGCGGGCACGGTAGAAGAAGGATGGTGGcaactcctcatcaagcaacGAGGGTAAATCCCACCATGCTGCAAATAGCAGCAACCGCGATCAGGGTGGTCGTGGACACGGCAGAGGCCATGGTAGAGGTGGTCGCGGCGGGATGTTGCACAATGACGAGGAGAGCGGCTCGGGTGGCGGTCGCCGCAACAAGAGCTACATCAAGTTTTCAACTACCAGAAGATGGGGCACTTCGCGAACGAGTGCAAGGcaccgaagaagaaggaagaggagactCATCTCACTCGTGCTAACGACACTGAGTTGGCCCTGCTACTCGTGGTGTCAGAAGAGCTAGCACAAGAATAGCAGCACTAGCAGGGAGCTGTACTGGTGAATGAGGAGAGGTTGAAGCTGGAACTGCATGACACCATGGAGGGAGGCTCCAGCTCGTAGGTCTGGTACCTAGACAATGGGGCcagtaatcacatgaccggtgacaaagagaagttcagagagctGGACGAAGGTGTCACTAGCAAGGTGAAATTCAAGGATGGCTCCACGGTGcagatcatgggcttagggtcTATCATGTTCAGCTGCAAGAATGGCGACCAGTGGTTGTTGCAGGaagtctactacattccaagaCTGTGCAGCAATATCATCAGCCTTGGACAATGTACCGAagttggacacaaggtgatcatAGATGCTGAACATCTACGTGTGTATAATAATAGTCCTGCACAGTTGCTGATGAAAGTGAGCAAACTCCAAATCGCCTCTACAGGATCAATTTGCATCAAGCGATGCCAGTCTGTCTCTTAGCTAGCCTCCAAGACCCGGCATGGCTTTGGCATGCGAGACTCGAACATGTCAATTTCATTGCTATGAAGCTGCTCATCGATAAGGGGATGGCTCCAGGAGTGCCGCCAGTCACACACCCGATGAGTTATGTCATGGGTGTTTGCTGGCAAAGCAGACAAGGTAGTCGTTCCTAGCAGTGGCAAATTTTAGGGCGGAGAAGCCACTGGAGCTGCTACATGCTGACCTTTGCGGGCCGATCACACCTTCAACACTCATCGGTAATAGTTACttcatgttaattgttgatgattactcacgGTGGATGTGGGTGTTCGTGATCAAGTCAAAGGACCAAGCTTGCTCCGTGTTCAAAAGGTTCAAGTTGCAGGCTGAGAACACGAGCGGGCAACGCATCAAGACATTGAGGACTGATCGCAGTGGGGAATTCCTCTCTACTGAGTTCACTCAGTTATGCGAGGAGGCCGGGATCAAACGGCACATCATCGCGCCATACACACCACAAAAAAACAGCGTCGTGGAGTGGAGGAATCGGAccgtgatggcgatggcgaggtccctactcaagagcatgaacgtgcctggaaggttttggggggggggggggcgatgcgGCATGCGGTGTATCTGCTGAACTGCTTGCCGACGAAGCTACTGGATGAACACACCCCTTTTGAGGCTTGGAATGAAAGGAAGCTGCATTTGGTGAAACTTCATGTCTTCAGCTGCATTGCACACGTGAAGGTGACAACGCCACTTTTGAAGAAGCACGATGACTGAAGCCAGCCGATGGTGTATCTTGGTGTTGAAGACGGCTGCAAGGCACatcgtctctttgatccaagtCGTAGAAAAATTCATGTAAGGCatgatgttaaattcaatgaaagCATGGAGTGGAGCTGGTGTACAAGAACAGGTGGTGGAGAGCCGTCTGATTTTGATATTGAGGAGGCAATTAGCACTGAGCGGCCGGTGGGTGGTACTATGCCACTCGTGGGTGGTCTGGCAGGTGTGCCAACACCCGCGGCACATGGTGATCTagctccttcatcgactccACTGACCAGTGAGGTAACGCCAGAAGGGCCAGTAACCAAGAGACGCGTTGCGACACGCATGACAGTCATCTCTCCAACAACCCCCACAAATCTAGTGGTGCTGCTGGCACTTGAAGTGCCGGTGGATGATCGAACCACACTGCTATcaagcaggagcagcagcacagATGAGGGCCCTATGCGCTACAGGCACATTGACaacatcatgagagatgctccaaaGGTAGATCTCGATGAAGACTTGGAAGCTGAGGTCATGCTCGTGGAGACAGAGGAGCTGTCTTGCTACCTTGAGGCTACTGGACAGTAGGTCTGGGAGGACACTATGGCCAAGGAGAtcgagtccatagagaagaataaCACATGGACTCTCACAACATTGCCAGCTGGTCACAAGCCAATTGGGCTCAAAtagtaatatgaacaagggttcccgatcttccgaaaggttctggtaacgctcgatttggtggaaacgagacacaagtcgatccggcttccgaacaacacgatccgaaaccccacaatcgcagcaccacgtctcctctggttatcaaccggtgttgcacggttgacctcgccaagaaggctaaaatccttgcctgcgaatcgaagaacacaagcaagaacaaggaagaatgcaaccaaattgcagatgaatgattaatctcacgagttggggtctcacaaaccgacgaaacggcgaaactgttcttgacagaataatctaagcaaaacccaaccctaattagggcgatggctactgtatataaaggattagggtcggccaaggacccctagacgcgtccctaatggactccaacacgatacatggcccaacggaccaaaaacggtgacgcagcaccgggacagattctggacgctgacttgtttcgacgtttcccgttgactcagaaggaatttggacctcaaaccaacgccattggtttccttatgaaattatctttccaaccatatgtgaatcgtcgaaaacgaagtccggatgcgtcctgggcgtccgttttattgctcgctggtcctggaggccgaggctgattcggactcgagttggactggacctcctgctgttgttggacgtcctagctgctcctccacgcctccaagccttcctctatgtgtttccttgtcttctccatgattcctaaacaacacataatcattaggtagtaatctattctcaaaattatataaagagttgcttacgaacgagctcacctctaaatttaattgtcgtgcgcgagctcttgtgattggaccttgaaagttcaatggaggatcattgtatgtatccgagggagtgatgtcctcatcaaataGGTTTACAAACTGAAAAAGAACTCAAATAgagatgtgatcaagcacaaggcaaggttggtcaCGAAGGTATATGTGCAGCGGCAAGGAATCgattttgaagaagtgtttgcacCGGTGTCTAGGCTAGACACCATACGTGTCATCCTTACACTTGTAGCCAACCAAGGTTGGCAAGTTCATCATCTAGATGTCAAATcggcattcttaaatggtgagctcaAAGAGGAAGTATACGTGACCCAGCCGGAGGGTTTTGTAGTAAAGAACAAAGAGgatcttgtgctcaaactcagcaaggcGTTGTATGGACTTCGGCAAGCGCCACAGGCCTGGAATATCCGGCTTGATAGAAGCTTAAAGCAACTTGGATTTATGAAGTGTGCTGAAGATCATGAcgtatacacaagaggaacaGGCCGACATGGAGTTATTGTTggaatatatgttgatgatctcattgtgacaggagaaagtccagaagagatcatgggattcaagcagcaaatgatgagtgagttcaagatgaccaatcttggattgctcaattactatctcgggattgaggtaacgcaagaagatgggcgaattacaatcaagcaaacagcGTATGCGAAGAAGGTTCTTAGTCAATTTGGTATGCTGGATTGCAAACCCACAAAATTCCCCATGGAACTGAGGGCGCAGCTGCATAAGGGTCTAGATGGACAACTGGTTGATGCAACTGAGTATCGTCACATCATCGATTGCCTGAGAtatttactccatacaagacttgatctttcttttgttgttagGGTGGCAAGCATATTCATGGAGATGCCCACGGTGATACATTACAAGGAAGTAAAGCAGATTTAtcggtatttgaagggcaccGTGCATTATGGTATTCTGTATACCAGAGGAGGAGAAATAGAGGTGATCATCGACTATACAGATAGTGATCTAgctggtgacatggatgacaggaagagtactggaggtatggctttctatattaatgatagCCTGGTGTCATAGAACTCGCAGAAGCAGAAAATGATGGCTTTGTCTTCCTACGAAGCTGAGTTTATGGCGGCAACGGCGACGGCATGCCAGCactgtggcttagaagtctgttggggGAGCTAACAGGAGAAGGGTCCAAAGTAGTCAAATTAtttgttgataacaaatcaGCAATTGCTTTatgaagaatccagtgtttcatggccacagtaaacacattgataccaagtttcatttcatctaTGAGTGCGTGGAAGAAGGCTAGATTGAGGTAGATTTCATCTGCACGGAGGAGCAACGAGCTGATGCTCTAACAAAGGCATTGCCAGCAGTAAAGCTAGCGGTCATGCGACATGTTTTGGGAGTTCATGATCTAGACCCACgacaagattaagggggagtatgttggacttaattCTTATCATAGACCTCAGGGACTCATTTCATGACAGTGCGAAAGCAAGGAGTTCGTATACGGTTCGTATACTGCTATAGCGTTGTTCGTATGTGTGCAGAGTTCGAGTCGGAATCGGATCGTGGGATGGCATGATTCGTGTTAGGATCCGGAGTTAGCAGGTctttataaatatgagttgtaatatCTAAATTGTAAGCAAAATATAGAGTCGTGCAAGTCAcgagttgaatagagtctaaaatttctTCCAGAGAGTTTGTGCCTTATTTTATTGTTCTCGTCGAGATACACGAGATCGTTCTCACTGATAGTACGCGACTCAGGAATAGCTGGGCATTGCTGGTCGATTGGTATGATCGAGAGCAGCGCGTACACGGTGGATAACCAGACTAGTCGTTGTCGAGCACGTACGACTAGTCACTCAAGCTGATCGTGAGTTAGTGTGCCCTATACTTTTGTTGCTCGAGTGGTCGAGGAGCCTGATCGCTTGTGTTGTCGTGAATCCAAAGTAGTCACGTGATTTAGTGGTTGGGCCCAACAAGTACTACATAGCTGCTAGAACGGAGGGGATTTAATTGGGGCTCGGTCATGCAGGGTCGCAGACTCACCGATAATAGCACAAGGCAACAGATTTGATGACGGCTGCGTACGTCGTAGTCCTAGCCCATAGCTCAATTGATCAGCTCGGCGCCCGGCCGGGTGGCGCGCAGAAGCAGCAGCCTGTCCGCGCGCGGAGGAGACTTAaacggggaggaggtggagaggttTGAGAGCTGAGACATTTAAGCTCACTCTACTTGCCATTGCCACCGTTAAATGCACAGGCTGCGcaccctctcctcccctcacTGTGGCGTTGGATGCAGCCCATTTATTAAGgaacccctccccctctcctcatCGCCTCACTCTCACCCTCATGACCTCTATAAATCGGATCGGATATCCCACGGCAGAAGCCCGCAACTCGTAGAACTAGCAGTATATATTTATAACCTCTCTCACTCTAGCAGTATACAGCGGCAAGAGCAGTGGTGGGAGATAGAGAGTTTACAGTGAAGATGGAGGTGCAGCCGGAGCTATCGCTGGGGCCGACGTCGACGCTGGTGTCGGCAGGCTTCGCCATCGCCAAGAGCCTCAGGAGCTCGTCCTCGGACTCGGACGGCAACAGCGGCGgcgggaagaagaggaagaacttCGCCTGGGAGGAGGCCCTGTCCCATGCAAGCTGCCTGGAGCTACAGCTCGGCGATCCCCTGCCCCTGGATTGGGAGCAGTGCCTCGACCTACATGTAAGCATATAACTACACTTAAGTTCTTAGTAAAATATTTTGCATTCCAaagtagcaactagcaagtTGCAGAAATCAGATGCTCCATACCTGCACTGCACAAGCATTACTATTTTAGATGGCAGAGCAATATCTACGTGGCACCTACGTGACACTGCACATTGCTGAGCTGGCAGGAGAAATAGAGCTCTGTTTTAGATAGGCAGGCAATGGTAACTCGTAGAACAAACTGACACTACCAATGAACCTCATGGGATTGATGCTATTATACTTGCTTCATATAATCCTTTTCCTGACCAATGACaagtttttaaatgtttttgttTGTGGCAGTCTGGGAGGATGTACTACCTGAACAGGAAGACCATGAAGAAGAGCTGGGTGAGGCCCAAGTCCATGGAGGAGCAGGGCACCGTGAACCTGGAGCTCAACATCTCGACAACCCCGTCCACCTTCGACGGCAAGGCGAGCCCCACCACTATCGCAGATGACACCAAGAGCATGAGCAGCAGCATCACCTCCGGCAGCCACATGGTGGCCGTGCCGTGCGTCAACTGCCACCTGCTCGTCATGCTCTGCAAGTCTTCCCCGGCATGCCCCAACTGCAAGTTCGTGCAGCCTTCGGTGCCGGCGATGCCGCAGACGCCTCCACGCCGGCTTGACACCATCAAGCCACTGGAGACCCTAAGCCTCCTGCACTAGCAAGCTCGCAGGCAGGTGACTGTAGAAAAGGGAGACAGCAAGCAAGTAAAAGCAAAAAACCCAAAACTAGTGGTGATAGATGAGCAAGATGGGGATGTATGGATATAACTTGTACGAGTGCTGCAAAAGCTACAATGCTACAATGCAAGAGAGGCGATCAAGTAGtaattatgcaaaattaatTTAAGAGTCCATCCTCTTGCTCACTGAACAAATTAATCAAGGATGGCGACGCTCCTCTGCATGCCATAAAGATTCGTCACTCCATATCGATTCGATTGTTAAGGTGCACAATAGATAAAATATGTAATCAGAGGGGGTGAAGGATTACAAAAACCAAATAAGTTTTTGATTCACCTTAATCAAAAACTTAATTTAATCTCGTATTAGTTTCTACTACTAGTTCACTCAAAACAACGGGGAAAAactcaaaattagacaacatacacgaccgtatttactaaaatagacaacatattgtcctatttaaaattttagtatctatattcggcacctcatttaccgaaaactGACTTTTGGTACACCGTACACCGAAAAAACATGGGTccgaccatattcggcacacgagatGTCGAATATAGCACTATagcctatattcggcacctcatgtgctgaAAATCAGTTGTATTAAACACCTCATGTGCCAAATATAGCCTGGTCTGGTTGCCACCACTTTGGTGCTGTCATTTTATGCTGGGAAGTGCTGCGTCACGTAACGTCCGCTGGCAAAGGCAGAAAGAGACGTGTTGCCATTTCATGTTTGAAGCTttgttgtgtggtcacttcatgtctaaagatAAAATcgggatagaggtgttgtc is part of the Phragmites australis chromosome 12, lpPhrAust1.1, whole genome shotgun sequence genome and harbors:
- the LOC133887168 gene encoding protein CURLY FLAG LEAF 1-like, with product MEVQPELSLGPTSTLVSAGFAIAKSLRSSSSDSDGNSGGGKKRKNFAWEEALSHASCLELQLGDPLPLDWEQCLDLHSGRMYYLNRKTMKKSWVRPKSMEEQGTVNLELNISTTPSTFDGKASPTTIADDTKSMSSSITSGSHMVAVPCVNCHLLVMLCKSSPACPNCKFVQPSVPAMPQTPPRRLDTIKPLETLSLLH